From the genome of Thermodesulfovibrionales bacterium:
TCACTTAGAGGAAGGCCCTGCTGGAGAACACCTATAAGAAGTCCTCCTATTATATTTATTCCTGTTATGATGAGACCAGCAATTGCATCTCCCCTTACAAATTTACTTGCACCATCCATTGCGCCGTAGAAATCTGCTTCCTGAGCAATGAGAGCCCTCCTTTTTCTTGCCTCTGCATCATCAATAATTCCTGCATTAAGGTCAGCATCTATAGCCATCTGTTTGCCAGGCATTGCATCAAGGGTAAATCTTGCTGCAACCTCTGCAATCCTTCCAGAACCCTTTGTTATAACCACAAAGTTAATGATCACCAGTATGAGGAATACTATCATTCCTACAGCATAGTTGCCAGCAACAACAAAATTTCCAAAGGATTTTATAACTTCACCTGCTGCCTGCGGACCTTCATGACCTCTAAGAAGAATCAATCTGGTTGATGCAATATTAAGGGCAAGTCTATAAAGGGTAGCAACAAGAAGAATGGTCGGAAAGGCAGAAAAATCAAGGGGCTTTTTAATAAATATACTTGTTACTATGATTACTATAGAAAGGGAGATTGAAAGTGTAAGGAGAAGATCGAGCATCAAAGGAGGCACAGGAAGGATCATCACTCCTATAATACCCACAATAGCAGTAACGATTACTATGTCAGAACGTCTGTTCAGAAAATCTACTGCGGTCATGATACACCTCTCAATCTGTATACATAGGCAATTATCCTTGCCACTGCCCTGTAAAGTTCTTCAGGAATATAGGAATCAAGCTTTACCTTAAAGAGTGCTCTTGCAATTGCCCTGTCTTCGTAGATGGGAACTCCGTGGGTTCTTGCAATCTCCTTTATCTTCTCTGCTAGAAAATCTGCTCCCTTTGCAATGACCTTTGGAGCTGCCATCTCTTTCTTATACAGCAGGGCAACAGCAATATGGGTGGGATTTGTAACAACCACAGTTGCTTTTGGAACTTCCTGAAGCATCCTTTTCCTTGCAAGCTCCCTCTGTATGCTCCTGATTCTTGCCTTTATCAGGGGATCACCTTCTGTTTCTCTAAACTCCTCTTTAAGTTCCTGTCTCGTCATTCTTAGAGATCTTTCAAATCTAAATCTCTCATAGATATAATCAATAAAAGAAAGACTCAAAAAAGTAATGAATATTGTCAGTGTTGATTTTTTTATTATCATAAGACTGCTTCTCTCAATATCTTCAAAATACATGGCAGGCATCCTTGAAATTTCCGGAAGGTATTTCCTTAGTACAAGATAAATAACAAATCCTCCTATAAGAAATTTAGCTAATCCCTTCAGAAACTCAAAGATTCCTGTCATGGAAAAAAGCCTCTTGAATCCCCCTAAGGGATTTATCCTCTCCATATCAATCTCTACTGACTTCAGGACAAAGCCTCCCTGCATAAAACCTGAAAGAAGCACCATTGAGAAGCTAACAATAAGAAGGGGCATAATATACAGGAATAACTCGCTACCTGTTTTTCTTATAACCTCAAGAGGCTCTGTTCCGTACTGCAAACTTAATCCTCCCCTTAAAAGGTCAGACACCCCTGCCATCAGCTTTTCTCCTGAAACAAAAAAACCCAGTAGGATTGCTCCAGAGGCAGCCATTGATACAAGTTCCCTGCTACGAGCAACCTGGCCTTTCTCTTTTGCCCTCTGTCTTTTTCTAGGTGTGGCTTCCTGAGTTCTTTCTTCAAAGTCAGGCATTATCTCCTC
Proteins encoded in this window:
- a CDS encoding EscU/YscU/HrcU family type III secretion system export apparatus switch protein — its product is MPDFEERTQEATPRKRQRAKEKGQVARSRELVSMAASGAILLGFFVSGEKLMAGVSDLLRGGLSLQYGTEPLEVIRKTGSELFLYIMPLLIVSFSMVLLSGFMQGGFVLKSVEIDMERINPLGGFKRLFSMTGIFEFLKGLAKFLIGGFVIYLVLRKYLPEISRMPAMYFEDIERSSLMIIKKSTLTIFITFLSLSFIDYIYERFRFERSLRMTRQELKEEFRETEGDPLIKARIRSIQRELARKRMLQEVPKATVVVTNPTHIAVALLYKKEMAAPKVIAKGADFLAEKIKEIARTHGVPIYEDRAIARALFKVKLDSYIPEELYRAVARIIAYVYRLRGVS